From a single Leptidea sinapis chromosome 1, ilLepSina1.1, whole genome shotgun sequence genomic region:
- the LOC126968794 gene encoding glucose dehydrogenase [FAD, quinone], with protein MAITCDCPMSQPGPTLAATCGGGAFMLFMGLLEVFLRSQCDLEDPCGRTQFRRHMDSVYDFVVVGGGSGGSVVAARLAEVPSWRVLLIEAGFDEPTGTQVPSMFLNFIGSSIDWGYHTEPEPAACLGEKDRKCYWPRGKVLGGTSVMNGMMYIRGARRDYDEWAAAGNEGWSYDEVLPYFMKSEDNQQAEQMDAGYHGVGGPLTVAQFPYHPPLSHDLLKAGEELGYQVRDLNGERHTGFSIAQTTNRNGSRLSVARAFLRPARLRRNLHVMLNTTVTRVLINQTTRQAYAVELRNSFGGTEVIFANNEIILSAGAVGSPQLLQLSGVGDPGVLARAGVPLVHRLPAVGRNLHNHVTHFLNFNIQDNNTAPLNWATAMEYLLFRDGLMSGTGISEVTAFINTKYANPEEDNPDIQMFFSGFLADCAKTGMVGEKLGDGSRTVQMFPAVLRPKSRGSIEIASADPFAYPKIYANYLTHPDDVKTLIEGIKFGIKLSETKALQRYGIKLDKTPVKGCEKYEFGCDAYWECAVRMQTGPENHQAGSCRMGPRGDPEACVDNLLQVQGIDRLRVADASVMPRVTSGNTNAPVIMIAERAADFIKQRWLGAANVPYGSDREDPGAISNLLTSESRYPGWQPWG; from the exons TTTCGGCGTCACATGGATTCGGTATACGACTTCGTGGTGGTGGGAGGAGGCTCAGGAGGTTCCGTGGTGGCAGCGCGTCTGGCCGAGGTGCCGTCCTGGCGGGTGCTGCTTATTGAAGCTG GCTTCGACGAGCCCACCGGCACGCAAGTGCCATCCATGTTCCTCAACTTCATCGGGTCCAGCATCGACTGGGGCTACCATACAGAGCCCGAGCCGGCCGCGTGTCTCGGAGAAAAGGATCGAAAATGTTACTGGCCTAGAGGAAAG GTTCTTGGCGGCACCTCTGTTATGAATGGCATGATGTACATCCGGGGCGCGCGGAGAGACTACGATGAGTGGGCGGCGGCCGGCAACGAGGGCTGGTCATACGACGAGGTGCTGCCCTACTTCATGAAGTCGGAGGACAACCAGCAGGCTGAGCAGATGGACGCCGGCTACCACGGAGTGGGAGGCCCGCTCACAGTGGCGCAGTTCCCCTACCACCCACCGCTCAGCCACGATCTCTTAAAGGCCGGCGAAGAGTTGG GGTACCAGGTACGCGATTTGAACGGCGAGCGTCACACGGGATTCTCAATCGCGCAGACCACGAACCGCAACGGATCGCGACTGAGCGTGGCGCGTGCGTTCCTACGACCGGCACGTCTTCGCCGCAACCTGCACGTAATGTTAAACACCACGGTCACCAGGGTTCTCATTAACCAGACCACGCGCCAGGCCTACGCTGTCGAGCTGCGCAACAGCTTCGGCGGAACTGAAGTCATCTTTGCCAATAACGAGATCATCCTCAG CGCGGGCGCAGTGGGCAGTCCGCAGCTGCTGCAGCTAAGCGGCGTGGGCGATCCTGGAGTGCTGGCTCGTGCCGGTGTACCCCTGGTGCACCGCCTACCGGCCGTGGGCCGCAATTTGCACAACCACGTCACGCATTTCCTAAACTTCAACATCCAAGACAACAACACCGCGCCGCTCAACTGGGCCACCGCCATGGAGTACCTGCTCTTCAGAGACGGCTTAATGTCGGGCACAG gtatATCTGAAGTGACAGCATTCATCAACACTAAGTACGCGAACCCGGAGGAAGACAATCCGGACATTCAAATGTTCTTCAGCGGCTTCCTGGCCGACTGCGCCAAGACCGGCATGGTGGGCGAGAAGCTCGGAGACGGCTCCAGGACTGTGCAGATGTTCCCAGCTGTGCTACGGCCCAAGAGCAGGGGAAGCATCGAGATAGCGTCAGCGGACCCGTTCGCATACCCCAAGATATACGCCAA CTACCTAACTCATCCGGACGACGTGAAAACCTTGATCGAAGGCATCAAGTTTGGCATCAAGCTGTCGGAGACGAAGGCGCTACAGCGGTACGGCATAAAACTGGACAAAACACCGGTGAAGGGCTGCGAGAAGTATGAATTCGGGTGCGACGCGTACTGGGAGTGCGCCGTTCGCATGCAGACTGGGCCCGAGAACCATCAGGCAGGCTCGTGCCGCATGGGGCCGCGCGGGGATCCGGAGGCCTGCGTCGACAACTTGCTGCAG GTGCAAGGAATAGACCGGCTTCGGGTGGCAGACGCCAGCGTGATGCCGCGGGTAACCTCGGGAAACACCAACGCGCCTGTCATCATGATCGCAGAGAGGGCTGCCGACTTCATCAAGCAGAGGTGGCTCGGCGCGGCCAAT GTGCCATACGGGAGCGACCGCGAGGATCCGGGCGCCATCTCTAACCTGCTGACCAGCGAGAGCCGGTACCCAGGCTGGCAGCCTTGGGGTTGA